The Mammaliicoccus sciuri genome window below encodes:
- the tenA gene encoding thiaminase II, whose amino-acid sequence MKFTDRVFNRVEPIWQSYMEHPFIIGLGDGTLDQEKFKHWLKQDYIYLIEYARLFSIGAAKSTDLKMMATYADLANGTLNTEMSLHRGYAKQFGISEAELEETEPAQTTVGYTSYMLNMAQQGGIENVIAAILTCTWSYNYIGLKLAKIKGASDHPLYGEWINMYASDEFSQYKEDCIQLMDQVAEGKTEAELQRLEDIIVKTSYYEYMFWDMAEHLETWPVPVK is encoded by the coding sequence ATGAAATTTACAGATAGAGTATTCAATAGAGTTGAACCGATTTGGCAATCTTATATGGAACATCCTTTTATTATAGGATTAGGTGATGGCACGTTAGATCAAGAAAAATTTAAACATTGGTTGAAACAAGATTATATATATTTAATAGAATATGCGAGACTATTTTCAATCGGTGCAGCTAAATCAACAGACTTAAAAATGATGGCGACTTATGCTGATTTAGCGAATGGCACATTAAATACTGAAATGTCATTACATCGAGGCTATGCTAAGCAATTTGGTATATCAGAAGCGGAATTAGAAGAGACAGAACCAGCTCAAACGACTGTTGGTTATACGAGTTATATGTTGAATATGGCACAACAAGGTGGTATAGAGAATGTTATTGCGGCTATTTTGACATGTACTTGGAGTTATAATTATATAGGTTTAAAATTAGCTAAAATTAAAGGAGCATCGGACCATCCTTTATATGGAGAATGGATCAATATGTATGCTTCAGATGAATTTAGTCAGTACAAAGAAGATTGTATTCAGTTGATGGATCAAGTTGCAGAAGGTAAGACAGAAGCGGAATTACAACGCTTGGAAGACATTATTGTTAAAACAAGCTACTATGAATATATGTTCTGGGATATGGCTGAACATTTAGAAACATGGCCAGTACCGGTTAAATAA
- a CDS encoding VOC family protein, whose amino-acid sequence MNNQRIVPHLWFDNEAQEAVDYYMQTFPESEIISDVTFTDSQSGDAKQLTFNIFGYKFMAINAGPYFTKNPSISFTVLFNQSEAALIDKVWTALAHNGKIMMELGAYDFSEKYGWLEDQFGVSWQLLITDQPFDNRIRPSFMFINDNVGRAEEAINYYTSVFKNSGDISKFYSPEGMEPDKPDTLAHAEFKLEDQYFVALDSEHKHEFNLNEGISLMLFLEDQQEIDYYWDKLSAVPEAEQCGWVKDQFGVSWQIVPKIMDQMAEEGTPEQMSNVTKAFLKMKKFDVETLIKAYEGKL is encoded by the coding sequence ATGAATAATCAAAGAATTGTTCCGCATTTATGGTTCGATAACGAAGCTCAAGAAGCCGTCGATTATTATATGCAAACTTTTCCAGAATCAGAAATCATTTCAGATGTAACGTTTACAGATTCACAATCCGGAGATGCAAAACAACTCACTTTTAATATTTTTGGTTATAAATTTATGGCAATCAATGCTGGTCCTTATTTCACAAAAAATCCTTCCATATCATTTACAGTACTTTTCAATCAATCTGAAGCAGCATTAATCGACAAAGTTTGGACTGCACTCGCACATAACGGGAAAATTATGATGGAACTTGGTGCTTATGACTTTAGTGAAAAATACGGCTGGTTGGAAGATCAGTTTGGCGTTTCATGGCAACTGCTCATCACCGATCAACCATTTGATAATCGTATTAGACCATCATTTATGTTCATTAATGATAATGTTGGTAGAGCTGAAGAAGCGATAAACTACTATACAAGCGTATTTAAAAATAGTGGTGATATAAGTAAATTTTATTCCCCAGAAGGCATGGAGCCAGATAAGCCAGATACACTTGCACACGCAGAATTTAAATTAGAAGATCAATATTTTGTCGCTCTTGATAGTGAACATAAACATGAATTCAACTTAAATGAAGGTATTTCATTAATGCTATTTTTAGAAGACCAACAAGAAATTGATTATTATTGGGATAAATTATCTGCTGTACCAGAAGCCGAACAATGCGGATGGGTTAAAGATCAATTCGGTGTCTCTTGGCAAATTGTCCCAAAAATCATGGATCAAATGGCAGAAGAAGGCACACCAGAACAAATGAGTAACGTTACAAAAGCATTCCTTAAAATGAAGAAATTCGATGTAGAAACTTTAATAAAAGCCTACGAAGGCAAATTATAG
- a CDS encoding fructosamine kinase family protein — translation MNKDWQSQLPIDDIKELIPVSGGDVNEAYRIERQSGTDFLLVQHNRSEDFYAAEIAGLEAFEEAGVTAPVVKGYGQINGDAYLILSYLEEGRRGSQSELGKLVAKLHSHYQQDGKFGFHLPYHGSAITFENGWKDTWINIFVEQRLDQLRDEIVRRGLWSKDELQQFEQVRTVIIEALTEHKSKPSLLHGDLWAGNYMFLSNGEPALFDPSPLYGDREFDLGATRVFGGFTEDFYKAYDEALPLSKGANERIKFYELYLLMVHLVKFGSMYAGSVQRTMDDILNDR, via the coding sequence ATGAATAAAGATTGGCAATCACAATTACCTATAGATGATATTAAAGAGCTCATACCAGTAAGTGGTGGAGATGTAAATGAAGCATATAGAATTGAAAGACAGAGTGGAACGGATTTTCTACTTGTTCAACATAATAGAAGCGAAGATTTTTACGCTGCCGAAATTGCTGGTTTAGAAGCATTTGAAGAAGCGGGTGTTACGGCACCTGTTGTTAAAGGTTACGGTCAAATTAATGGAGATGCGTATTTAATACTGAGTTATCTTGAAGAAGGTCGCCGAGGTAGTCAAAGTGAACTCGGCAAACTGGTAGCGAAATTGCATAGTCATTATCAACAAGATGGTAAATTTGGATTTCATTTACCTTATCATGGTAGTGCTATTACATTCGAAAATGGTTGGAAAGATACATGGATTAATATTTTTGTCGAGCAACGTTTAGATCAATTGAGAGACGAAATTGTAAGACGAGGACTTTGGTCAAAGGACGAACTTCAACAATTTGAACAAGTACGTACAGTTATTATAGAAGCTTTAACAGAACATAAAAGTAAACCGTCCTTACTACATGGAGACTTGTGGGCAGGTAATTATATGTTCTTATCAAACGGGGAACCAGCATTATTCGACCCCTCTCCATTATATGGAGATCGTGAATTTGATTTAGGAGCAACAAGAGTCTTTGGTGGTTTCACGGAAGACTTTTATAAAGCTTATGATGAAGCATTACCATTAAGTAAAGGTGCAAATGAAAGAATTAAATTTTATGAATTATACTTATTGATGGTTCACTTAGTGAAGTTTGGGTCAATGTATGCAGGTAGTGTTCAGAGAACAATGGATGACATATTAAATGATAGGTAA
- a CDS encoding helix-turn-helix domain-containing protein — translation MKDIHTIVAHNLSQYRTSQQLSLSTVSKLTGVSKTMLNQIENGQSNPTITTLWKIANGLHLPISDLISNKEDNINCVSKSDITPIYNDNQSVTIYPYFPFNIDKNFEMFNMILQSGAEMKSEGHHNGSEEYIIVHRGTLEVDINGIKHTVRQDDAIRFESDVTHTYRNIGEDDVHLTATIQYQHNK, via the coding sequence ATGAAAGATATCCATACAATTGTTGCGCATAATTTGTCACAGTACCGAACATCGCAACAATTAAGCCTAAGCACAGTATCTAAATTGACAGGCGTAAGCAAAACAATGCTCAATCAAATTGAGAATGGACAATCTAATCCTACCATTACAACTTTATGGAAAATAGCAAATGGCTTACATTTACCTATATCTGACTTAATTTCTAATAAAGAAGATAACATTAATTGCGTGTCTAAATCAGACATTACACCTATATATAATGATAATCAATCCGTCACAATATACCCATATTTTCCATTTAATATTGATAAAAATTTTGAGATGTTTAATATGATTTTACAAAGTGGAGCTGAAATGAAATCAGAAGGACATCACAATGGATCTGAGGAATACATTATCGTTCATAGAGGCACACTTGAAGTCGATATCAATGGCATTAAACACACAGTACGTCAAGATGATGCTATACGTTTCGAATCTGACGTCACACATACTTATCGTAATATAGGTGAAGATGATGTTCATTTAACAGCAACTATACAATATCAACACAATAAATAA
- a CDS encoding CynX/NimT family MFS transporter, producing MDHINRSKKQTLILFIGILLIGASLRAPITSVGIALPSIKETLNLSNTSVSLITIIPLLSFAVISLFAAKISHKFGLERTVFGALILICIGIALRAITGVSWLYVGTILIGVGIAFGNVLTPGIIKMNFPLRIGIMTGYYTVVMNIFGSASSYVTAPLVKHFNYNIAISLIGIVTFIGIIIWSFQLNKHETVNSSQTTTNINVWKSPLSWQITLLMGGQSMIFYSLINWLPEFLLSHGTPINEAGIYLSILQLAIIPLTFVTPIFAEKMKNQVLITFVTGLLFVLGILTLMSQPNWAFLGIILIGIASGLAFGLVNTFFGLRTENGLTAAKLSGMSQSVGYLFTAIGPLLFGILHDATNSWNTSFGILFVTSIIIMIIGSRAGRNITIEQTLGARH from the coding sequence ATGGATCATATAAATAGAAGTAAAAAACAAACTTTAATATTATTTATTGGTATCTTACTAATTGGAGCCAGTTTAAGAGCACCTATTACTTCAGTAGGGATTGCATTACCTTCAATTAAAGAAACTTTAAATTTATCCAATACATCTGTCAGTTTAATCACAATTATTCCATTGCTTTCATTTGCAGTGATTTCACTATTCGCTGCTAAAATTAGTCATAAATTTGGATTAGAACGTACAGTTTTTGGTGCACTCATATTAATTTGTATAGGTATTGCTTTAAGAGCGATTACGGGAGTCTCTTGGTTATATGTCGGTACGATATTAATAGGTGTAGGGATTGCATTTGGAAATGTGTTAACACCAGGCATTATTAAAATGAACTTTCCTCTACGTATAGGTATCATGACAGGTTATTACACAGTCGTGATGAATATATTTGGAAGTGCTTCATCATATGTTACAGCACCACTTGTTAAACATTTTAACTACAACATTGCAATCAGTTTAATAGGTATTGTAACGTTTATAGGTATTATTATATGGTCATTCCAGTTAAACAAACATGAAACGGTTAATAGTTCTCAAACTACGACAAATATAAATGTTTGGAAATCACCATTGTCATGGCAAATTACGCTATTAATGGGCGGTCAGTCAATGATATTTTATTCATTGATAAATTGGTTACCTGAATTTTTATTAAGTCATGGTACACCAATTAATGAAGCGGGGATTTATTTATCGATTCTTCAATTAGCCATTATTCCACTAACTTTTGTCACACCTATATTTGCTGAAAAAATGAAGAACCAAGTTCTGATTACTTTTGTGACAGGATTACTTTTCGTATTAGGTATACTAACGTTAATGTCACAACCTAACTGGGCATTTTTAGGTATTATATTGATTGGTATTGCCAGTGGTTTAGCATTTGGACTTGTTAATACATTCTTTGGATTAAGAACAGAAAATGGTTTAACGGCAGCTAAATTATCAGGTATGTCACAGTCAGTAGGGTATTTATTTACTGCGATTGGTCCACTACTATTCGGTATACTGCACGATGCTACAAATAGTTGGAATACGTCATTTGGCATACTATTTGTTACGTCAATTATCATTATGATTATAGGATCACGTGCGGGTAGAAACATTACAATAGAACAAACTTTAGGAGCGAGACATTAA
- a CDS encoding IS30 family transposase, protein MTHTYSNMTNHKGTHLSYEERVQIETLKNLGFSNRAIARELGRAPQTINNEIHRGTTRQIKRQKQQHKVYEYETQIYFSSLGQQRYRQNRQQCGAQPLWKKNPLFIPWADHLMKKKRWSPEAVVAYAHKEQCFEREKIPSTTTVYAWIDQQIMETKNIDLLEKLKRRHSTQNSYHNHPHSRVLGPSIETRPSEIESRQSFGHWEIDTVIGTKDKSKPVILTLVERQTRFEILEIIESKSADAVSHALKNLFDSLGEKAPKIFKSITSDNGSEFASLYEEFGHMIEIYFTHPFSSYERGTSENQHKMIRRFIPKAHDLSNVQKRFIKAIQQYMNDYPRKTLNYNTAHHNMAESLKHLNLYESFQS, encoded by the coding sequence ATGACGCATACTTATTCTAACATGACAAACCATAAAGGAACACACTTAAGTTATGAAGAACGTGTTCAAATAGAAACACTTAAAAATTTAGGTTTTTCAAATCGTGCAATCGCGCGTGAATTAGGACGTGCACCTCAAACAATCAATAACGAAATTCATCGAGGAACAACACGTCAAATTAAACGACAAAAACAACAACATAAAGTCTATGAATATGAGACGCAAATTTATTTTTCTTCACTAGGTCAACAACGTTATCGACAAAACAGACAACAATGTGGTGCTCAGCCCTTATGGAAGAAGAACCCATTATTTATTCCATGGGCAGATCACCTCATGAAAAAGAAACGCTGGTCACCTGAAGCAGTCGTGGCATATGCTCACAAGGAACAATGTTTTGAAAGAGAAAAAATCCCTTCAACAACGACAGTATATGCTTGGATAGATCAACAAATCATGGAAACTAAGAATATTGATCTACTAGAAAAATTAAAAAGACGTCACTCTACTCAGAATAGCTACCATAATCATCCACACAGTCGAGTGCTCGGTCCAAGTATTGAGACACGTCCTAGTGAAATTGAATCACGTCAGTCTTTTGGTCACTGGGAAATAGATACCGTAATAGGAACTAAAGACAAGTCAAAGCCAGTTATCTTAACACTTGTTGAGAGACAAACGCGTTTTGAAATACTAGAAATAATAGAGAGTAAAAGTGCTGATGCGGTGTCTCACGCATTGAAAAACTTATTTGACTCCTTAGGCGAAAAAGCACCAAAAATCTTCAAATCTATCACATCTGACAATGGTTCAGAATTTGCATCGCTGTATGAAGAATTTGGCCATATGATAGAAATATACTTCACACATCCATTCTCATCATATGAACGTGGGACAAGTGAAAACCAACATAAAATGATTCGTCGTTTTATTCCAAAAGCACATGATTTATCCAATGTTCAAAAACGCTTCATAAAAGCCATACAACAATATATGAATGACTATCCTAGAAAGACTTTAAATTACAACACAGCTCATCATAATATGGCAGAAAGTTTAAAGCACCTCAATCTGTATGAATCTTTCCAAAGCTAA
- a CDS encoding amino acid permease: MEDNHLKRGLSSRQVQMIALGGTIGVGLFMGASSTIKWSGPSAIFAYLVAGLFLYLVMRAMGELVYLYPTTGSFANYASDYLHPVAGYVTAWSNIFQWIVVGMSEVIAVGQYMQYWWPDLPTWIPGVIVVVTLAAANLTSVKAFGEFEFWFAMIKVVTIILMIIAGFGLIFFGLGNGGNAIGLGNLTEHGGFFPNGIVGFFFALSMVVGSYQGVELIGITAGETKDPQKNIKKAVNGVIWRILIFYIGAIFVIVTVYPWDQLGNVGSPFVATFAKVGITIAAGLINFVVITAAMSGCNSGIFSSSRMVYTLAQKGQMPRIFTKVMKTGVPFFAVLAISIGIFVGVILNIVLPLVIDGSENIFVYVYSASILPGMVPWFMILFSHIQFRRHHSDEIKDHPFKMPFAPYSNYLTLGFFILVLIGMLFNSETRVSVIIGIVFLSVMAIVYFLRGYHKEDKGEY; encoded by the coding sequence ATGGAAGACAATCATTTAAAAAGGGGTCTGAGTTCACGTCAAGTACAGATGATTGCACTTGGTGGAACAATAGGTGTCGGTTTGTTTATGGGTGCTTCAAGCACTATCAAATGGTCGGGACCATCTGCAATATTCGCTTATTTAGTAGCAGGCCTTTTCTTGTATTTAGTAATGAGAGCAATGGGAGAATTAGTTTATTTGTATCCAACTACAGGATCATTCGCCAACTATGCGAGTGATTATTTACATCCAGTAGCTGGTTATGTAACAGCATGGAGTAACATATTCCAATGGATAGTAGTAGGTATGAGTGAAGTAATCGCTGTTGGTCAATATATGCAATACTGGTGGCCAGATTTACCAACGTGGATACCAGGGGTAATAGTCGTTGTAACTTTAGCTGCAGCAAATTTAACGTCAGTTAAAGCTTTCGGTGAATTTGAATTCTGGTTTGCAATGATTAAAGTAGTAACAATTATTTTAATGATTATAGCTGGTTTTGGTCTAATCTTCTTTGGACTTGGAAATGGCGGGAATGCTATAGGATTAGGAAACTTAACAGAACATGGTGGATTCTTCCCTAATGGTATCGTAGGTTTCTTCTTTGCATTATCAATGGTTGTAGGTTCTTATCAAGGGGTAGAATTAATAGGGATTACAGCTGGTGAAACGAAAGATCCACAGAAAAATATTAAAAAAGCCGTTAATGGTGTAATTTGGCGTATTTTAATCTTTTACATAGGTGCAATATTCGTTATTGTAACAGTTTATCCATGGGATCAATTAGGTAACGTAGGTAGTCCATTTGTTGCAACATTCGCAAAAGTAGGTATCACAATTGCGGCAGGATTAATTAACTTTGTTGTTATTACAGCAGCAATGTCAGGTTGTAACTCAGGTATATTCAGTTCAAGCCGTATGGTTTATACATTAGCTCAAAAAGGACAAATGCCTCGTATTTTCACAAAAGTTATGAAAACAGGGGTACCATTCTTTGCAGTATTAGCAATTTCAATTGGTATTTTTGTAGGTGTTATTTTAAATATCGTATTACCATTAGTGATTGATGGTTCTGAAAATATCTTTGTGTATGTATACAGTGCATCAATTCTACCAGGTATGGTTCCTTGGTTTATGATTTTATTTAGTCATATTCAATTTAGAAGACATCATTCAGATGAAATTAAAGATCATCCATTCAAGATGCCGTTCGCACCATACTCTAACTATTTAACATTAGGATTCTTTATCCTAGTATTAATCGGTATGTTGTTCAATTCAGAAACACGCGTTTCTGTTATTATCGGTATTGTATTCTTATCCGTAATGGCAATCGTATACTTCTTAAGAGGTTATCATAAAGAAGATAAAGGTGAATATTAA
- a CDS encoding nucleoside hydrolase: MTIPIIIDTDPGIDDIIAISAALHSKELDVKLITTIGGNVGIERTTQNALDIVSYFHTNTPVAKGVDKPLINTLETAEHVHGQNGIGNAQIKTTLQNDILEEHAVIAMRDTILNSEEPITLAPIGPLTNIGLLFSLFPETKKNIKQIVLMGGAAVGGNATPVAEFNIFVDPHAAKIVFDQDVPIVMCGLDVTRETMINKDDLNIIQTQGDFGNIIIDMLSSYNDVNAGDEHEHIIHDLCTIFYLLYPEMFTTERADVSVITEGQAAGCTYTEFSDEGKVEVCMHAQNEQFREKFVDFIKEIHQNQ, from the coding sequence ATGACAATCCCGATTATTATTGACACGGACCCTGGAATTGATGATATTATAGCGATTTCTGCAGCACTACATAGTAAAGAATTAGATGTAAAATTAATTACAACTATTGGTGGTAATGTAGGCATTGAACGAACAACACAAAATGCATTAGATATTGTAAGTTACTTTCATACAAATACGCCAGTTGCTAAAGGTGTAGATAAACCACTGATTAATACACTTGAAACAGCAGAACATGTACATGGTCAAAATGGTATAGGAAATGCTCAAATTAAGACCACTTTACAAAATGATATACTAGAAGAACATGCTGTTATCGCAATGAGAGATACTATCTTGAATTCTGAAGAACCTATTACGCTCGCCCCAATTGGACCACTAACAAATATAGGGCTGTTATTCTCACTATTTCCTGAAACTAAAAAGAATATTAAACAAATCGTGTTAATGGGCGGCGCAGCAGTTGGTGGAAATGCTACACCCGTTGCAGAATTTAATATTTTTGTAGACCCACATGCAGCAAAAATTGTCTTCGATCAAGATGTTCCAATTGTAATGTGTGGACTTGATGTAACAAGAGAAACTATGATCAATAAAGATGATTTAAATATCATTCAAACACAAGGAGACTTTGGAAACATCATTATAGATATGTTATCTTCATACAACGATGTAAATGCCGGCGATGAACATGAACATATCATCCATGACTTATGTACAATTTTCTACTTATTATATCCAGAAATGTTTACAACAGAGCGTGCCGATGTATCTGTCATAACAGAAGGACAAGCAGCAGGATGTACATACACTGAATTTAGCGATGAAGGTAAAGTAGAAGTATGTATGCATGCACAAAACGAACAATTCCGAGAAAAATTTGTAGACTTTATTAAAGAAATACATCAAAATCAATAA
- a CDS encoding helix-turn-helix domain-containing protein, translating into MNIGARIKEEKEINGWSQEQLANKLHVKRQSVSKWELGKVYPGIDILVQMSDIFDVSLDELIKGDKNLKNTIIETYRNDPNHNQNNYNRPMNGWEFLSRYWWVVIPFGGIIIGIINALLQ; encoded by the coding sequence ATGAATATTGGAGCTAGAATTAAAGAAGAGAAAGAAATTAATGGATGGTCTCAAGAACAACTTGCTAACAAATTACATGTCAAAAGACAAAGTGTTTCTAAATGGGAACTCGGTAAAGTATATCCAGGTATAGATATACTCGTGCAAATGAGCGATATCTTTGATGTATCTTTAGATGAGCTAATCAAAGGGGATAAAAATTTAAAAAACACGATTATTGAGACTTATCGAAATGACCCTAACCATAATCAAAATAATTATAATCGCCCGATGAATGGTTGGGAGTTCTTATCAAGATATTGGTGGGTCGTAATTCCGTTCGGAGGTATTATCATAGGTATCATTAATGCGCTCTTACAATAA
- a CDS encoding RBBP9/YdeN family alpha/beta hydrolase, producing MDKHLYIAHGYTANSKKHWFKWLTEQFDDIDSKILDFPNSSNPVLEDWNKTLLDEVDITSGNNVIVAHSLGVVTVLDYLSRYEGEWNVKGLVLLAGFYEKIPNLNKIDTYMDQTHVDFEKIIKQVPNIVSVIASNDRLVPRNLSERLAEKLQSEEVIVEHEGHFCDSDGYTEFPEVAEIVNDMFNK from the coding sequence ATGGATAAACATTTATATATAGCACATGGCTATACTGCAAACAGTAAAAAACATTGGTTTAAATGGTTAACAGAACAATTTGACGATATAGATAGTAAAATATTGGACTTTCCTAATTCATCAAATCCTGTGTTAGAAGATTGGAATAAGACTTTATTAGATGAAGTAGATATAACGAGTGGTAATAATGTAATCGTTGCACATAGTTTAGGTGTTGTGACGGTATTAGATTATCTATCTAGATATGAAGGAGAATGGAATGTTAAAGGACTTGTGCTTCTGGCAGGCTTTTATGAAAAGATTCCTAACTTGAATAAAATTGATACTTACATGGATCAAACACATGTAGATTTTGAGAAGATTATTAAACAAGTACCAAACATTGTCAGTGTCATAGCATCTAATGACCGTTTAGTCCCACGAAATTTAAGTGAACGATTAGCAGAAAAGCTTCAATCTGAAGAGGTTATTGTTGAACATGAAGGGCATTTCTGTGATTCAGACGGTTATACTGAGTTTCCAGAAGTTGCAGAAATCGTAAATGATATGTTTAATAAATAA
- a CDS encoding transglycosylase family protein gives MKKAFLTSSLAVAIGATGVASTQVADAAEQDINKEQLAQLAQSNSPELNEHAIQEGAYNINFTLDGFEYNFQSDGYNFTWEYHATNAADSESTQAPAPAANNTANEQATQEAPQQVEAPKQQTQQTTTQTTQTSTSSASASASEGSSVYVNDHLKLIAQRESGGDLKAVNPISGAAGKYQFLQSTWDSVAPSEWVGKSPTEAPESVQDAAAVKLYNTAGPSQWVTA, from the coding sequence ATGAAAAAAGCATTTTTAACTTCATCATTAGCAGTAGCAATCGGAGCAACAGGTGTTGCATCTACACAAGTTGCAGACGCAGCTGAACAGGACATAAATAAAGAGCAATTAGCTCAATTAGCTCAATCTAATTCACCAGAACTTAATGAACATGCGATTCAAGAAGGCGCATATAACATTAACTTCACATTAGATGGTTTCGAGTATAACTTCCAATCAGATGGTTATAACTTTACTTGGGAATACCATGCAACTAATGCAGCTGACTCTGAAAGCACTCAAGCTCCAGCTCCAGCAGCAAATAACACAGCTAATGAACAAGCAACTCAAGAAGCACCTCAACAAGTAGAAGCACCAAAACAACAAACACAACAAACTACTACACAAACAACTCAAACATCTACATCTTCAGCTTCAGCTTCAGCTTCTGAAGGTTCAAGTGTATATGTTAATGATCACTTAAAACTTATTGCTCAACGTGAATCTGGCGGAGACTTAAAAGCTGTTAACCCAATTTCAGGTGCAGCAGGTAAATACCAATTCTTACAAAGCACTTGGGATTCAGTAGCACCATCTGAATGGGTAGGTAAATCACCAACAGAAGCTCCAGAATCAGTACAAGATGCAGCAGCTGTTAAATTATACAACACTGCAGGCCCTTCACAATGGGTAACTGCATAA
- the isaB gene encoding immunodominant staphylococcal antigen IsaB family protein: protein MNKITKLTIATGISFGTIFGIIDFPGQDSHEVEAATTPYYTYKGYTGHDGSFILDSAFINALVYKNVTMNNYRIVQPQSYEGNIYTHRTSYDQTFCLGGKYEEEYAASVKFPVKKHHISKAQILKAYGNEYTIEETSNGDEHRFLVGGNLIIFTIDDNYVTTVNIGENLK, encoded by the coding sequence ATGAATAAAATAACTAAATTAACAATTGCAACAGGAATTTCTTTTGGAACAATTTTTGGCATTATAGATTTTCCTGGTCAAGACAGTCATGAAGTTGAAGCAGCCACAACACCTTACTACACTTATAAAGGTTACACCGGTCATGACGGTAGTTTTATTTTAGATTCAGCTTTCATCAATGCTTTAGTGTATAAGAACGTTACAATGAATAATTATAGAATTGTTCAACCACAATCTTATGAAGGAAATATTTATACGCATAGAACTTCATACGATCAAACATTCTGTCTTGGTGGAAAATATGAAGAAGAATATGCTGCAAGTGTTAAATTCCCGGTGAAAAAGCATCACATTTCAAAAGCACAAATTCTCAAAGCTTACGGAAATGAATATACTATAGAAGAAACTAGTAACGGAGATGAACATAGATTCCTAGTAGGTGGCAATCTTATCATATTTACAATAGATGATAATTACGTCACAACAGTTAATATTGGAGAGAATTTAAAATAG